In one window of Corynebacterium mycetoides DNA:
- the lexA gene encoding transcriptional repressor LexA has translation MPRKKDDPSTLDMSVLSDRQRRILEVIQDAVVLRGYPPSIREIGDAAGLQSTSSVAYQLKELEKKGFLRRDPNKPRAVDLRHLPDSAKPRKSTAEDVVAPEDASQPRFVPVVGRIAAGSPILAEQNIDSYFPLPQELLGEGELYMLQVVGESMRDAGILDGDWVVVRAQPVAEEGEFVAALLDGEATVKEFHRDSSGVWLLPHNDAFSPIKGDEAQIMGRVVSVFRTL, from the coding sequence ATGCCCCGCAAGAAAGACGACCCGAGCACGCTTGACATGAGTGTCCTGTCCGACCGGCAGCGCCGGATCCTGGAGGTGATACAGGACGCGGTTGTGCTGCGCGGGTACCCACCCAGCATCCGCGAGATCGGCGACGCCGCCGGGCTGCAGTCCACGTCTTCGGTCGCCTACCAGCTCAAGGAACTGGAGAAGAAGGGCTTCCTCCGGCGCGACCCCAATAAGCCCCGTGCCGTAGATTTGCGCCACCTGCCCGATTCTGCGAAGCCCCGGAAGTCCACCGCCGAGGACGTCGTCGCCCCCGAGGATGCGTCGCAGCCGCGCTTCGTCCCGGTGGTAGGCCGCATCGCGGCAGGCTCCCCCATCCTGGCGGAGCAGAACATCGACAGCTACTTCCCCCTCCCGCAGGAGCTGCTGGGCGAGGGCGAGCTCTACATGCTCCAGGTCGTCGGCGAGTCGATGCGCGACGCCGGCATCCTCGACGGGGACTGGGTCGTCGTGCGTGCCCAGCCGGTAGCGGAGGAGGGCGAGTTTGTCGCCGCGCTTCTCGACGGCGAAGCGACGGTCAAGGAGTTCCACCGCGACTCCTCCGGGGTGTGGCTGCTGCCCCACAACGACGCGTTCTCCCCCATCAAGGGAGACGAGGCACAGATCATGGGGCGGGTCGTGTCCGTTTTCCGGACCCTCTAG
- the nrdR gene encoding transcriptional regulator NrdR: MHCPFCHHEQSRVLDSRVIDAGSAIRRRRECANCGGRFTTVEKAILMVVKRNGVSEPFDRDKLISGVRRACQGRDVSDDALKRLAQQVEETVRSHGSSQVDANDVGLAVLEPLRALDEVAYLRFASVYKSFESADDFESEIRLMRRRDRENF; encoded by the coding sequence ATGCACTGCCCGTTTTGCCACCACGAACAGTCGAGGGTTCTCGATTCCCGCGTCATCGACGCCGGGTCCGCCATCCGTCGCCGGAGAGAGTGTGCGAACTGCGGAGGGAGATTCACCACGGTGGAAAAGGCCATCCTCATGGTGGTCAAGCGCAACGGGGTCAGCGAGCCGTTTGATCGCGACAAGCTCATCAGCGGCGTCCGCCGCGCCTGCCAAGGCCGCGACGTGTCCGACGACGCGCTCAAGCGCCTCGCCCAACAGGTGGAGGAGACGGTGCGTAGTCACGGTAGCTCGCAGGTCGACGCCAACGATGTCGGCCTCGCCGTCCTCGAGCCGCTTCGCGCACTCGACGAGGTCGCATACCTGCGCTTCGCGTCCGTCTACAAGTCCTTTGAGTCGGCTGACGACTTCGAGTCGGAAATCCGTCTCATGCGGCGACGGGACAGGGAGAACTTCTGA
- a CDS encoding uracil-xanthine permease family protein has translation MNNSYGWTLHGDGRRVLPGAVVAPDERLSWPRTAVIGMQHVVAMFGATLLVPTLTGFPVNTTLLFSGLGTIIFLLITRNKLPSYLGSSFAFIAPLTASQQYGVGAQLGGVLVTGLALIAVGAAVQVAGKRLIDAVMPPAVTGAIVALIGFNLAPTAVANFEAQPWIGAATLATIAVLSVAARGMLSRLSILGGVIVGWVAAALSGGLSDDALQAISDAPWVGIPQFHTPEFHLSAVLVTLPVLVVLIAENVGHVKAVGEMTQRNMDDFQGRALIGDGIATTLAGSFGGSGTTTYAENIGVMAATKVYSTAAYWVAAVFAVVLAFIPKFGAVVFSIPVGVLGGACLVLYGLIGMLGVRIWQDNRVDFTNPVNLITAAVALIVGIGNLSLTLGPVELQGIALGSVGIIVAYPIMTWAFATIGEGQYR, from the coding sequence GTGAATAATTCTTACGGATGGACCCTCCACGGTGACGGGCGCCGCGTTCTACCCGGCGCGGTCGTCGCCCCCGATGAGAGGCTGAGCTGGCCGCGCACCGCGGTCATCGGCATGCAGCACGTCGTGGCCATGTTCGGCGCCACGCTGCTCGTGCCCACCCTAACCGGGTTCCCGGTCAACACCACGCTGCTGTTCTCCGGCCTGGGCACCATCATCTTTCTGCTGATCACCCGCAACAAGCTGCCCAGCTACCTGGGCTCCTCGTTCGCCTTCATCGCCCCGCTCACCGCCTCGCAGCAGTACGGGGTGGGCGCCCAGCTCGGCGGCGTACTGGTCACGGGCCTGGCGCTCATCGCCGTCGGCGCGGCGGTCCAGGTGGCCGGCAAGAGGCTCATCGATGCCGTCATGCCCCCGGCCGTGACCGGCGCCATCGTCGCGCTCATCGGGTTCAACCTCGCGCCCACGGCGGTGGCGAACTTCGAGGCACAGCCGTGGATCGGGGCGGCGACACTCGCTACCATCGCCGTGTTGTCCGTGGCCGCCCGCGGGATGCTCTCTCGCCTGTCCATCCTTGGCGGCGTCATTGTAGGCTGGGTCGCCGCGGCGCTCAGCGGCGGCTTGTCCGACGACGCGCTGCAGGCGATTTCCGACGCCCCGTGGGTGGGCATACCGCAGTTCCACACCCCCGAATTCCACCTCTCCGCCGTCCTGGTCACCCTGCCCGTGTTGGTGGTGCTCATCGCGGAAAACGTCGGCCACGTCAAGGCGGTGGGCGAGATGACCCAGCGCAACATGGACGACTTTCAGGGCCGCGCGCTCATCGGCGACGGCATCGCCACCACCCTCGCGGGCAGCTTCGGTGGTTCCGGCACGACCACCTACGCCGAAAACATCGGCGTAATGGCGGCCACGAAGGTCTATTCCACCGCCGCCTACTGGGTCGCCGCAGTGTTCGCGGTGGTGCTCGCGTTCATTCCGAAGTTCGGCGCCGTGGTGTTCAGCATCCCCGTCGGCGTGCTTGGCGGGGCGTGCCTCGTGCTCTACGGCCTCATCGGCATGCTGGGCGTGCGCATTTGGCAGGACAACCGCGTCGACTTCACCAACCCCGTCAATCTGATCACCGCCGCCGTCGCGCTCATCGTGGGCATCGGCAACCTCTCGCTGACGCTCGGGCCTGTTGAGCTCCAGGGCATCGCGCTGGGCTCGGTGGGCATCATCGTGGCGTACCCGATCATGACATGGGCCTTCGCCACGATCGGCGAAGGGCAGTACCGGTAG
- a CDS encoding HPr family phosphocarrier protein — translation MASKTVKVGSTVGLHARPATVIADAAGEFDEEIVLTRVGDDPDDETDAASSLMIMAMGAEYGDEVTVTSDNAQAVEKIAALIEQNLDEE, via the coding sequence ATGGCTTCCAAGACTGTCAAGGTCGGCTCCACTGTGGGCCTCCACGCTCGCCCCGCAACCGTGATCGCTGACGCGGCCGGTGAGTTCGACGAGGAGATCGTGCTCACCCGCGTCGGTGACGACCCGGACGACGAGACCGACGCAGCCTCGTCGCTGATGATCATGGCGATGGGCGCGGAGTACGGCGACGAGGTCACCGTGACCTCGGACAATGCGCAGGCCGTAGAGAAGATCGCGGCTCTCATCGAGCAGAACCTCGACGAGGAGTAG
- the hrpA gene encoding ATP-dependent RNA helicase HrpA, producing MNDSSHPSRADLIRRLDTVPLSEVRRFKRRLDKARSPEAFAAIALDIDAAAAVVDKRASSIGDITYPEQLPVSARREDIMELIRDHQVVVIAGETGSGKTTQIPKMLLELGRGRRGLIGHTQPRRLAARTVAERIADELGQKIGDSVGYAIRFDDRVSPTTAVKLMTDGILLAEMQRDRFLNAYDTIIIDEAHERSLNIDFLLGYLKRLLPKRPDLKVIITSATIDPERFARHFASADGTPAPVIEVSGRTYPVEIRYRPLVEQVEGKDVDIDMIDGVVAAVEELMREGDGDILCFFSSERDIRDCMEAIEKKRWRGVEVTPLFGRLSNAEQHRVFSPHTGRRIVLSTNIAETSLTVPGIHYVVDTGLARISRYSTRTKVQRLPIEEISQASANQRSGRSGRVADGIAIRLYSEENFDARPEFTDPEILRTNLASVILQMISLRLGDVSEFPFLQPPDQKSIRDGLMVLHELGAISDKERDGAPTLTPVGRDIARIPVDPKMARMLVEANRLGVLDDTTVIVAYMTIQDVRERPLEFQAQADQAHARFKDPTSDFASALKLWDYINESRDELSGNAFRTRMRREYLHYMRIREWYDLVRQLRDVEKQLGWSRAENVVGERDLDAIHKSLLTGLLSNIGARDGNSKEFQGARGTRFMVFPGSVLAKKPPEFLMAAELVETSRLWARDVARIKPEWVEAAAGDLLKHNYSEPVWSRKRSAAMVHQTSLLYGLPIVRDRLVPYHRVDGPGARNMFIRHALIGGDWNRHHTFIDHNEALLADAAAVEDKVRRRGIVVDEDTLFDFYDARLPADVTTARHFDSWWKAKRREDPSYLDFDPDELLRGDVDASADSFPTTWRQGSIDYPLRYTFEPGDPFDGVTVEVPVPLLAGLEAAGFDWLVPGLRLELVTELIRTLPKALRRSVVPAPDFARMALARLEPSGTPSTPLTDDLAEALRALGGAGINASDFRPEALPDHLKVTFAAVDKRGRVIDHDKDLSALKRRQAGKIRSSVSKASRASETATAAKWTADTLGAVPETVSTTIEGNAVDAYPALEATADGVKVTVHPTKAAADASMVTATLTLLLREIPVNAGQMTKGLPLRQKVAVDNYPHGGAAGLVEDARVATIRDLMFAAGGPVRSPEQFEALVTELKPQVPFGVRQNVVAVAPSLVQFANMSTELEKWSGPAIDDMRGQLAFYFPPHAIATHGMEHLQHVPRYIEAMRIRLEDMALDPDRDAERQDIVASTRRYLDAKLRSLPRGREKTRAVRDILWQIEELRVSLFAQRLGTPKPVSQRRIEKMVDALR from the coding sequence ATGAACGATTCTTCACACCCTTCCCGCGCCGACCTCATTCGCCGTCTCGACACCGTCCCGCTCAGCGAGGTCCGCCGGTTCAAACGCCGCCTGGATAAGGCGCGCTCCCCCGAGGCTTTTGCCGCGATTGCCCTCGACATCGACGCCGCGGCGGCGGTCGTCGATAAGCGTGCGAGCTCCATCGGCGACATCACCTACCCCGAGCAGCTGCCGGTGTCCGCGCGCCGCGAGGACATCATGGAGCTCATCCGCGACCACCAGGTGGTGGTCATCGCGGGCGAGACCGGCTCCGGCAAGACGACGCAGATCCCGAAGATGCTCCTGGAGCTCGGCCGCGGGCGCCGCGGCCTGATCGGCCACACGCAGCCGCGCCGCCTGGCCGCGCGGACGGTGGCCGAGCGCATCGCCGACGAGCTCGGCCAGAAGATCGGCGACAGCGTCGGCTACGCAATCCGTTTCGACGACCGCGTCTCCCCCACCACCGCCGTCAAGCTGATGACCGACGGCATCCTGCTCGCCGAGATGCAGCGCGACCGCTTCCTCAACGCCTACGACACGATCATCATCGACGAGGCGCACGAGCGCTCCCTCAACATCGACTTCCTCCTCGGCTACCTCAAGCGGCTGCTGCCGAAGCGGCCGGACCTCAAGGTCATCATCACCTCGGCGACGATCGACCCGGAGCGTTTCGCCCGGCACTTCGCCTCCGCCGACGGCACACCCGCGCCGGTCATCGAGGTCTCGGGGCGAACCTACCCGGTGGAGATCCGCTACCGGCCGCTCGTGGAGCAGGTCGAGGGCAAGGACGTCGACATCGACATGATCGACGGCGTCGTCGCTGCCGTCGAGGAGCTCATGCGCGAAGGCGACGGCGACATCCTGTGCTTCTTTTCCTCCGAGCGCGACATCCGCGACTGCATGGAGGCCATTGAGAAGAAGCGCTGGCGCGGCGTGGAGGTCACGCCGCTGTTCGGGCGGCTGTCGAACGCGGAGCAGCACCGGGTGTTCTCCCCGCACACCGGCCGCCGCATTGTCCTGTCGACCAACATCGCCGAGACGTCGCTGACCGTGCCCGGCATCCACTACGTGGTGGACACGGGGCTGGCCAGGATTTCCCGCTACTCCACGCGCACGAAGGTGCAGCGCCTGCCCATCGAGGAGATCTCGCAGGCCTCCGCGAACCAGCGCTCGGGCCGCTCCGGGCGCGTGGCCGACGGCATCGCGATCCGCCTGTACTCGGAAGAGAACTTCGACGCGAGGCCCGAGTTCACCGACCCGGAGATCCTGCGCACCAACCTGGCCAGCGTGATCCTGCAGATGATCTCGCTGCGCCTGGGGGATGTCAGTGAATTCCCCTTCTTGCAGCCGCCGGATCAGAAGTCCATCCGCGACGGCCTGATGGTGCTCCACGAGCTCGGGGCGATCTCTGACAAGGAGCGCGACGGCGCGCCGACCCTTACTCCCGTCGGGCGCGATATCGCGCGCATCCCGGTCGACCCGAAGATGGCGCGCATGCTGGTCGAGGCCAACCGCCTCGGCGTGCTGGATGACACCACGGTCATCGTCGCGTACATGACCATTCAGGACGTGCGCGAACGTCCGCTGGAGTTTCAGGCCCAGGCGGACCAGGCGCACGCCCGGTTCAAGGACCCGACCTCCGACTTCGCCTCGGCGCTGAAGCTCTGGGACTATATCAACGAGTCCCGCGACGAGCTCTCCGGCAACGCGTTCCGCACCCGGATGCGCCGCGAATACCTGCACTACATGCGTATCCGCGAGTGGTACGACCTAGTGCGCCAGCTGCGCGACGTGGAAAAGCAGCTCGGGTGGTCCCGCGCGGAAAACGTCGTGGGCGAGCGCGACCTAGATGCCATCCACAAGTCCCTGCTCACGGGGCTGCTGTCCAACATCGGCGCGCGCGACGGAAACTCCAAGGAGTTCCAGGGTGCGCGCGGCACGCGTTTCATGGTCTTTCCCGGCTCAGTGCTGGCGAAAAAGCCGCCGGAGTTCCTCATGGCCGCGGAGCTGGTGGAAACCTCCCGGCTCTGGGCGCGCGACGTGGCCAGAATCAAGCCGGAGTGGGTGGAGGCCGCCGCCGGCGACCTGCTCAAGCACAACTACTCCGAGCCGGTGTGGTCGCGCAAGCGCTCGGCCGCGATGGTGCACCAGACCTCCCTGCTCTACGGCCTGCCCATCGTGCGGGACCGGCTGGTGCCCTACCACCGCGTGGATGGGCCCGGGGCGCGAAACATGTTCATCCGCCACGCGCTCATCGGGGGTGATTGGAACCGCCACCACACATTCATCGACCACAACGAGGCCCTGCTTGCCGACGCCGCCGCGGTGGAGGACAAGGTGCGCCGCCGCGGAATCGTGGTGGACGAGGACACGTTGTTCGACTTCTACGACGCGCGCCTACCCGCCGATGTGACCACCGCGCGCCACTTCGACTCGTGGTGGAAGGCAAAGCGCCGCGAGGACCCCTCCTACCTGGACTTCGACCCAGACGAGCTGTTGCGCGGCGACGTCGACGCCTCCGCCGACTCCTTCCCCACGACCTGGCGGCAGGGCTCCATCGACTATCCGCTGCGCTACACGTTCGAGCCGGGGGACCCGTTCGACGGCGTCACCGTGGAAGTGCCCGTCCCGCTTCTCGCGGGGCTCGAGGCGGCCGGGTTCGACTGGCTCGTCCCCGGGCTGCGCCTCGAGCTGGTCACCGAGCTCATCCGCACCCTGCCGAAAGCGTTGCGACGCTCCGTCGTCCCCGCACCCGATTTCGCCAGGATGGCGCTCGCCCGGCTTGAGCCGTCCGGGACGCCTTCTACGCCGCTGACCGACGACCTCGCCGAGGCGCTCCGAGCTCTCGGGGGTGCAGGAATCAACGCGTCCGATTTCCGCCCCGAGGCGCTGCCGGACCACCTGAAGGTGACGTTCGCCGCCGTGGACAAGCGCGGCCGCGTCATCGACCACGACAAGGATCTCAGCGCGCTCAAGCGGCGCCAGGCCGGCAAGATCCGCTCGTCGGTGTCCAAGGCGAGCCGCGCCTCGGAAACGGCCACCGCCGCGAAGTGGACAGCCGACACGCTGGGCGCGGTCCCGGAGACGGTGAGCACCACCATCGAGGGTAACGCAGTCGACGCCTACCCCGCGTTAGAAGCCACCGCCGACGGCGTCAAGGTGACCGTCCACCCGACAAAGGCCGCGGCGGATGCGTCCATGGTGACGGCCACGTTGACGCTGCTGCTGCGGGAGATCCCCGTCAACGCCGGGCAGATGACGAAGGGGCTGCCGCTGCGTCAGAAGGTCGCAGTGGACAACTACCCGCACGGCGGGGCGGCCGGGCTTGTCGAGGACGCCCGGGTGGCCACCATCCGCGACCTCATGTTCGCGGCGGGTGGCCCCGTGCGTTCCCCCGAGCAGTTCGAGGCCCTGGTCACCGAGCTCAAACCGCAGGTGCCCTTCGGCGTGCGCCAAAATGTAGTCGCGGTAGCGCCCTCCCTGGTGCAGTTCGCGAACATGTCGACGGAGCTCGAGAAGTGGAGCGGCCCGGCGATCGATGACATGCGCGGGCAGCTGGCGTTCTACTTCCCGCCGCACGCGATCGCCACGCACGGGATGGAGCATCTGCAGCACGTGCCCCGCTACATCGAAGCGATGCGGATCCGGTTGGAGGACATGGCGCTTGATCCCGACAGGGACGCCGAGCGCCAAGACATCGTCGCGTCGACGCGCCGCTACCTCGACGCGAAGCTGCGCTCACTCCCCCGCGGCCGGGAGAAGACCCGGGCTGTGAGGGACATCCTGTGGCAGATCGAGGAGCTGCGTGTCAGCTTGTTCGCGCAGCGCCTGGGCACCCCGAAGCCCGTCAGCCAAAGACGGATAGAGAAGATGGTCGACGCGCTACGCTAA
- a CDS encoding DeoR/GlpR family DNA-binding transcription regulator, with protein sequence MYAEERRRQIASLTAVEGRVNVTELAQKFGVTAETIRRDLAALNRDGVIQRVHGGAVASQSYLTTEFPLDTRFRSASSAKSAIARAALAFLPDHPEGGIFLDSGTTIHALASIIATHPHAPSWQIVTNSIPIALDLSAAQLPHVQLLGGSVRAITQAVVGPTALRSLALLRADVAFIGTNALSVEHGLSTADAQEAAIKSAMVTNARTVVVLCDSSKLGNDYLVSFAPLDDVDVVITDDAAPQSILDELAQHGVEVILAGGETTPS encoded by the coding sequence ATGTACGCAGAAGAACGCAGGCGACAGATCGCGTCGTTGACCGCCGTCGAGGGCCGGGTCAACGTCACGGAGCTTGCACAGAAATTCGGCGTCACGGCGGAGACCATTAGGCGCGACCTCGCGGCACTGAACCGGGACGGCGTGATCCAGCGCGTCCACGGCGGGGCCGTGGCCAGCCAGTCCTACCTCACTACGGAGTTTCCGCTCGACACGAGGTTCCGCTCCGCATCCTCGGCGAAATCGGCAATCGCGCGCGCGGCGCTCGCTTTCCTTCCGGACCACCCCGAGGGCGGGATCTTCCTCGACTCCGGCACAACGATTCACGCGCTCGCCAGCATCATCGCCACGCACCCGCACGCGCCCTCCTGGCAGATCGTGACCAACTCCATCCCGATCGCCCTGGATCTGTCCGCGGCGCAGCTGCCCCACGTCCAGCTGCTCGGCGGGTCTGTCCGCGCGATTACGCAGGCGGTGGTGGGACCTACGGCGCTGCGCTCCCTCGCCCTTCTGCGCGCCGACGTGGCGTTTATTGGCACCAACGCGCTGAGCGTCGAGCACGGTCTGTCCACGGCGGACGCGCAAGAGGCGGCGATCAAGTCCGCGATGGTGACCAACGCGCGCACAGTGGTCGTGCTGTGCGACTCCTCGAAGCTCGGCAACGACTACCTGGTCAGCTTCGCCCCGCTTGACGACGTCGACGTAGTCATCACCGACGACGCCGCCCCGCAATCGATCCTGGACGAGCTCGCCCAGCACGGCGTCGAGGTCATTCTGGCAGGGGGAGAAACTACCCCCTCTTGA
- a CDS encoding PTS fructose transporter subunit IIABC gives MSPQLITPELVGLDVDFGSAPTDVITRLAGMVASAGRTTDAAALADGAIEREAKAPTGVPGRVAIPHVRSSAVATPTLAFARLARPVDFGGPDGDADLVFLIAAPEGGGKEHLKILSTLARALVRGEFVDKLRAAATPNDAVAEIIAVVGGAPEPPKRVYRIAAVTSCPTGIAHTYMAADALVQAAQKRDDVDLRVEPQGSSGYDALEDSFIRDADAVIFAHDVAVRGQGRFAGKPLINAPVKRGIDSPDALIDAAVAAADDPDADVVKASTSAGDDGDAARQSTDSWPKRIQQAVMTGVSYMVPFVAAGGLLLALGFLIGGYDMANGWQAIATQFSPTNLPGNQVNVDGAVMTFERSGWLLYLGAVLFATGQMGMGFVVSALSGYIGYGLAGRPGIAPGFIGGASSVLLGAGFIGGLVTGILAGVIAYWIQSWTVPRWLGSLMPVVIIPLLTSLAIGLLMFLLLGRPLGAIMEGLQGWLESMSGSSAILLGVIIGMMMCFDLGGPVNKAAYLFGTAGLSAGTESSFQIMAAVMISGMVPPIALSIATFLRRSLFTPAEQENGKSAWLLGLSFVSEGAIPFAAADPLRVIPSMMLGGATAGAVSMALGTGVQAPHGGIFVIFAYDPWWGMFAALAAGVAVSAAAVIAAKQIWPNKAIEHAAQTA, from the coding sequence ATGAGCCCCCAGTTAATCACCCCCGAACTCGTCGGCCTCGACGTCGATTTCGGATCCGCCCCCACCGATGTCATCACCCGCCTGGCAGGCATGGTTGCCTCCGCCGGCCGCACCACCGACGCGGCCGCGCTTGCCGACGGCGCCATCGAGCGCGAAGCCAAAGCCCCGACGGGTGTTCCCGGCCGCGTCGCCATCCCGCACGTGCGCTCCTCCGCCGTCGCCACGCCCACCCTCGCCTTCGCCCGGCTGGCCCGTCCGGTCGACTTCGGCGGCCCGGACGGGGACGCGGACCTGGTGTTCCTTATCGCCGCGCCCGAAGGCGGCGGCAAGGAACACCTGAAAATCCTGTCCACCTTGGCCAGGGCCCTGGTGCGTGGGGAGTTCGTCGATAAGCTGCGCGCAGCCGCGACCCCGAACGACGCCGTCGCGGAGATCATCGCCGTCGTCGGCGGAGCGCCCGAGCCGCCGAAGCGGGTGTACAGGATCGCCGCGGTGACTTCGTGCCCCACCGGCATCGCGCACACTTACATGGCCGCCGACGCCCTGGTTCAGGCCGCGCAGAAGCGTGACGACGTCGACCTGCGCGTCGAACCCCAGGGTTCCTCCGGCTACGACGCCCTCGAAGACTCCTTTATCCGCGACGCAGACGCCGTCATCTTCGCCCACGACGTCGCCGTGCGCGGCCAGGGCCGCTTCGCCGGCAAACCGCTGATCAACGCCCCCGTCAAGCGCGGCATCGACTCCCCCGACGCGCTGATCGACGCCGCCGTCGCCGCGGCGGACGACCCGGACGCGGACGTCGTCAAGGCATCGACGTCCGCGGGTGACGACGGCGACGCCGCGCGCCAGAGCACCGACAGCTGGCCGAAGCGCATCCAGCAGGCGGTGATGACCGGCGTGTCCTACATGGTCCCGTTCGTCGCCGCCGGCGGCCTCCTGCTCGCGCTCGGATTCCTCATCGGCGGCTACGACATGGCCAACGGGTGGCAGGCGATTGCCACGCAGTTCTCCCCCACCAACCTGCCCGGAAACCAGGTCAACGTGGACGGCGCCGTGATGACGTTCGAGCGCTCCGGGTGGCTGCTCTACCTGGGCGCCGTGCTGTTTGCCACGGGCCAAATGGGCATGGGATTCGTGGTCTCGGCACTATCCGGTTACATCGGCTACGGGCTCGCGGGCAGGCCCGGCATCGCCCCCGGGTTCATCGGCGGCGCGAGCTCCGTACTGCTCGGCGCTGGGTTCATCGGCGGCCTCGTCACCGGCATCCTCGCCGGAGTGATCGCGTACTGGATTCAGTCGTGGACAGTGCCGCGCTGGCTCGGCTCACTCATGCCGGTGGTGATCATTCCGCTGTTGACCTCGCTCGCCATCGGCCTTTTGATGTTCCTGCTGCTCGGCCGCCCACTCGGGGCGATCATGGAGGGCCTGCAGGGGTGGCTGGAATCCATGAGCGGGTCGTCCGCGATCCTGCTCGGCGTGATCATCGGCATGATGATGTGCTTCGACCTCGGCGGGCCGGTGAACAAGGCCGCCTACCTCTTCGGCACCGCGGGCCTGTCCGCCGGAACCGAGTCGAGCTTCCAGATCATGGCCGCCGTCATGATTTCCGGCATGGTGCCCCCGATCGCCCTGTCCATCGCCACGTTCCTACGCCGGTCCCTCTTCACGCCCGCGGAGCAGGAGAACGGCAAATCCGCCTGGCTGCTCGGCCTGTCCTTCGTCTCCGAAGGCGCGATCCCCTTCGCCGCGGCTGACCCGCTGCGTGTCATCCCGTCGATGATGCTCGGCGGCGCGACCGCCGGCGCGGTGTCCATGGCGCTCGGCACGGGAGTGCAGGCGCCGCACGGCGGCATCTTCGTCATCTTCGCGTATGACCCGTGGTGGGGCATGTTCGCCGCCCTCGCCGCAGGCGTGGCGGTGTCCGCGGCTGCGGTCATCGCGGCCAAGCAGATTTGGCCCAACAAGGCCATCGAGCACGCTGCGCAGACCGCGTAG
- a CDS encoding 1-phosphofructokinase family hexose kinase, translated as MIVTFTPNPSIDATLELDSLEVGGVNRALRACREAGGKGINVARACAQAGQPTLAIAPCGPTDPFTLLCRTADVPLKTVPIDGTVRTNTTLSERGGRTTKINETGPLLGSADVARITDTVISTMAEGGADAVVMAGSLPPGAPLDWYATLARQIRKACPGAVVAIDTSDKPLVALSAHLADAAPDVMKPNAFELAQLTDSGTTGRELEQQAARGDYAEISAHAETLRSAGVKEVVVTLGAAGAVLVTGSGAWAATAPPAAAQSTVGAGDSALAGYIMARVAGEAPAECLRRSVAYGSAAAAKPATGIPSPAEIDLAHTDVFPLSTSEKD; from the coding sequence GTGATAGTCACCTTCACTCCCAACCCGAGCATCGACGCCACACTCGAGCTCGACTCTCTAGAGGTGGGTGGCGTCAACCGCGCCCTCCGAGCTTGCCGCGAGGCCGGGGGCAAAGGCATCAACGTCGCCCGCGCCTGCGCACAGGCGGGCCAGCCCACGCTGGCCATCGCGCCCTGCGGGCCGACAGACCCGTTCACTCTGCTGTGCCGCACGGCGGACGTTCCGCTCAAGACGGTGCCCATCGACGGCACCGTCCGCACCAACACAACACTGTCGGAGCGCGGCGGCCGCACCACGAAAATCAACGAGACCGGCCCACTGCTCGGCAGCGCCGACGTCGCCCGCATCACGGACACCGTCATCTCCACCATGGCCGAGGGCGGAGCGGACGCGGTCGTCATGGCCGGCTCCCTGCCGCCCGGCGCACCGCTGGACTGGTACGCCACGCTCGCGCGCCAGATCCGCAAGGCCTGCCCGGGGGCGGTCGTCGCCATCGACACCTCCGACAAGCCGCTTGTGGCGCTGAGCGCCCACCTTGCCGACGCCGCGCCCGACGTGATGAAGCCCAACGCATTCGAGCTCGCCCAGCTCACCGACTCCGGGACCACTGGCCGCGAGCTCGAGCAGCAGGCCGCCCGCGGCGACTACGCGGAGATCAGCGCCCACGCAGAAACCCTGCGCTCCGCCGGCGTCAAGGAGGTCGTGGTCACCCTGGGTGCAGCCGGAGCGGTGCTGGTCACCGGGTCCGGCGCCTGGGCCGCCACCGCTCCCCCCGCCGCCGCGCAGTCCACCGTCGGCGCGGGCGACTCGGCGCTGGCCGGCTACATCATGGCGCGCGTCGCGGGGGAAGCGCCCGCGGAATGCCTGCGCCGCAGCGTTGCCTACGGCTCGGCGGCGGCCGCGAAGCCCGCCACCGGCATCCCCTCGCCGGCCGAGATCGACCTCGCCCACACAGACGTTTTCCCGCTCTCCACCTCCGAGAAGGACTGA